The genomic interval ccactgctccgtCCAGGGGATGAGTTAAATGCAGTAGACacattttgttgttacattgtatgtgatcatgaccaataaaggctccATCACACCCACAGGAACATCTGTCTTTGGCTTCAGCCAGATGTCTGgcttctccagctgttccagctgttgAATTTATGTTACTGCCATCTGGGCACAGATACATCTGTGTCGGCCTTTACAGGGCCGTGTGGGTGATGAAGTCTCTTCCACTCACACTTTTAGATTCTCCCGtcaacctgactgcatgtctttgaaATGTGGGGGGAATGGGGGAGAGCCCCCATAGACTCGGGGTGAACATCCAAACTCCACACAGGACGGACTCAAACCTACGCTTCTTGTTGTGATGCTGTCAGGAGTTGAAAAGGCCATTCATTTCCTGTTGCCATGTGATTAATAACATTCAAATCCATCCCATTGTttgcattaaaataataaatacagctgGCTGTGAAGCAAATAGCCTCCTTATGAATACGTTACCTTGAACTTTGATCGATGACAAACATTGTTGTGagttattgtatttattaccttCAGGATAAGATAATAAGTAATTTCCCTGTAAATGCATGAGGCtaagagaaaaacaggaaagtgATCATATCTGTCTGTCCACAGTCACACCTGCCTGCTAGGTATACCTGCAAGTTGCACGGGTTGGTTATTAGGTCTCAGTTGCCATCGGCACAGGACGAGGTGGGTGATTAAAAAGGCATAAATCAGTTCAAACTCACCTCCTTCTCATCACCTCTTTGTAGTTAAAGGAGAGAATTCGCCGTCATTTTCAGTGTTACTTAAAACCGCAaaccttcctcctccatcagccaAGAAAAGGCTGGCTGTTCTGTACGAgataccacacacacagaagggcTGCGACTGGTTCCAGTCGGATCAGAACAAGTGTCTGGACAAACAGACGCCTCGTGGACCTTTACTTGGCTGCAACGAAGCAGCTGACATCGTGGTCAGAGTTAAACTGAGTCGGTGAGAAAACACCTGCAATAATCCGCATGAGAGTGGATAGTTTTATTTAACAGGTTTCATGAGGTGCATATGAGTGTGAGTCTTTGGCAAAAGGCATAAGGGAACCAGTTAATCATTTATAATATCAAAACAATAACATccataattttcatttttacagtagGCACTTATGGGAAACATAAATGCTAAAATGTtactaaaatgtaataaaatgctGGATGTTTAATCTTGTATTCCACAAACCAGATTAGCAGGAActgaaacagctggaaaagaaaacagaaaacaaagagatgTGAGGTTACAAGAAACTTAACTGTGCATCAAACATGAAAAGAAGCAACAGAGATGTTATTTAGcattaaactgttttattaCCCATTTTCTTTGGCAGGGACAGGTTCAGGTTGTTCATGATGCTCACAAACTCCTGCAGGCTCTTGGTCAAACGTGGGTTGAACCTCCGCTCCTCACCCACCGTGGACACGGTTCGACCTGATGCACGGAGACAAATACAGCGTCAGGCCCttggagaggaaatgaaagtCCAGGCTATGAAAATCAGGTGTGACTCTGGGAAGACGTGCCTCTGAGGGTCATGAAAAAGCTACTGAACACAATGCACAGTGTAGGTCAAACATCCGTTATCAATTTTACCATCCACAGCAGTTGCTGATTAACAATAATCACTCGGACAGCAGGGGGTGTGTCACAGAACCCACTGTCTCTCTGTGGCCAAGTGCTTCATTAAAGGATGGAAGATCAGGTCGATAAACATTTGCGCCAACCTTTGTAGTCGTGTGCTGGGTAGAGCAGGCAGCTCTCAGGCAGAGTGAAGATCTTCTGGTGAATGGACTCGTAGAGCTTCTCAGCGCTGCCTGAACGACAAAGACGCTTTAAACAGATTACACTTCGGTACCcgtgctgccccctggtggtcagAGTGCAGAACTACAACAAAACTATACGCAAGTGAAAGTGTACCCTGCTGGAAATCCGTCCTGCCGCAGCCTCTGATCAGCAGCGCGTCCCCAGTAAAAGCCATGCTCTGATCCCCCAACACCAGCGTCACACAGCCGTCAGTGTGTCCTGGAGTCTCCCTCACTGTCAGACGCTGGAGGAGACGTGAAAGAGTGAGTTATTTAGAAACAACTGCATATTTCATCTTAACTAAGCTGCATAGATCCTATGGACTATGTGAAATACGTTCTTACGTGTTTCCCAAAGGTGATGTGGTCTCCCTCTGACAGCTGgatgtctgcagcagctccactgaacTTGGAGATGGCACTCTGCAGCCCCACCACTCTTTTCTTCATCAGCCCAGTGCTGGTGATGTGGTCGGCGTGGCAGTGGGTGTTCACTAACACCGTAGAGCAAAACATCAGTGGAATCAGGAGTTAGAGCTTCTCGGGCCCTCAGTGACAGGCAGGTGGTGCCAACACACCTCCAGTGTCATAAATTGTCCAAAAGATTCTACTTAGTTTAGTGTCATTTTTAATCTGACACATTTCCAAAATGCTATGTGACAATAttgataataaaacataatacCGCAGTAATGTTCAAATTATTATAATGAAATAAAGAAGATGTAATAAAGAAGTATTCAGCTACCTGCCACTTTGAGATCCAGCCCCAGTTCCTCTATGAGCTTCAGGTCCCTGTCAATGGTCTCCAGAACCGGGTCGATGAGCACGGCCTCCTTGGTCTGTGCGtctgccagcaggtaggtgtAGGTGCTGCTCTCTGACTCAAACAGCTGAGAAGTAAAAGAGGAA from Betta splendens chromosome 16, fBetSpl5.4, whole genome shotgun sequence carries:
- the LOC114843314 gene encoding persulfide dioxygenase ETHE1, mitochondrial-like isoform X2, which codes for MASNAGITFRQLFESESSTYTYLLADAQTKEAVLIDPVLETIDRDLKLIEELGLDLKVAVNTHCHADHITSTGLMKKRVVGLQSAISKFSGAAADIQLSEGDHITFGKHRLTVRETPGHTDGCVTLVLGDQSMAFTGDALLIRGCGRTDFQQGSAEKLYESIHQKIFTLPESCLLYPAHDYKGRTVSTVGEERRFNPRLTKSLQEFVSIMNNLNLSLPKKMAVSVPANLVCGIQD
- the LOC114843314 gene encoding persulfide dioxygenase ETHE1, mitochondrial-like isoform X1, coding for MPAPYCRGTCVFSSFTSQLFESESSTYTYLLADAQTKEAVLIDPVLETIDRDLKLIEELGLDLKVAVNTHCHADHITSTGLMKKRVVGLQSAISKFSGAAADIQLSEGDHITFGKHRLTVRETPGHTDGCVTLVLGDQSMAFTGDALLIRGCGRTDFQQGSAEKLYESIHQKIFTLPESCLLYPAHDYKGRTVSTVGEERRFNPRLTKSLQEFVSIMNNLNLSLPKKMAVSVPANLVCGIQD